From the Pleurodeles waltl isolate 20211129_DDA chromosome 6, aPleWal1.hap1.20221129, whole genome shotgun sequence genome, the window AAAACTGCAtttgggctgcagtggcaggcctgggtcatgttttaaggtgctatatAGATGGGTGGCAaaaaagtgcttcaggcccactggtagtgtTTAATTGACAGCctctgggtatatggtgtaccactctaCAAGAAACTTATATGTAAATTAGTGATGTCAACTGGGTATAACCAATAAAACCATGTTTATGGGAGTGAGCACATGTaacttcgcactggttagcagtggtaaaacacACAGAGTCCAAAGACAAATAAAACGGATTTCAGCAAAAAAATTGAGGTAAGTAGGTAAAAtctttgggagaagaccaccctaaggctgacaggtctaacagaaatcTACTCATAATTCTTCTTCAAGATAATGCCCATATCATGACAATAGGCATATTCCTTTCATTAAGGTGATTTGAAATTGTAACATCATCTCAATGTTAATGCTTATTTAttctattgcagcaaaagcatggaCATAAACAATGGAACACAAGTGTCAGAGTTCATCCTTTTGGGTTTTTCAGATGACCCAaaagtgcagattggacttttctcTACTTTCACTGTTACATATATGATCACAGTAATCGGCAATCTGCTCCTGGTGATATTAACCTGGTATGATGCAGCACTTACGACTCCCATGTACGTGTTTCTCTGCAACTTGTCCCTCATGGACCTGTGCTTCTCAACTGTGACGGTTCCCAAAATGTTGTCAAATTTCCTAGCCAAAAAGAAAAGTATATCCTTTGTGGGATGTTTTGTGCAGCTGTACTTCTTCCACTTTATAGGCAGTGCAGAATGTTTCCTCCTGACCATCATGAGCTTTGATCGCTATGTGGCCATCTGCTGCCCACTGCGCTATATGCAGGTGATGAGTAGACACGTCTGCTTCTGCCTGGCCTCTGCCAGCTGGATCAGTGGTTTCTTGTTCTCTTTTGGTCACACATCCATGACTGTGACCTTATCATACTGTGGCCCCAACCAAGTGAATCACTTCTTCTGTGATATCCCCCCACTACTGCAACTGTCCTGCTCTGATGTCCACAGCACAACCCTAGAAATTTTCATATTTGGGGGAATGGTGGCAGGGGGTTCATTTTTGTTGACCCTCACTTCTTACATCTGCATTATTACTGCAATCCTGAAGATAAAGTCTGCTTCTGGGAGACAAAAAACCTTCTCCACCTGTGCAGCTCACCTGATCGTTGTGTCCATCTTCTTCAGCACTATCCTCTTCATGTACCTAAGGCCAAAGTCCAGCTACTCTATGGATCAGGATAAGGTTCTCAGCGTTCTTTATAATGTTCTGACGCCATTGTTGAACCCTATGATCTATAGCTTCAGAAACAATGAAGTAAAGGTAGCGTTGAAGAAATGTATCAGAATAGGATTATTACATAAGTATCCCAGATGACCACAACCATGGAATAAAACTATTTACTGGCTGATAAAATGTCATATGCTATTATTGTGTTATAAGTTCTTTTGTGGAATGTATCCAGCTAAGAGTCAGGCATTGACAGGATTGTCAGTTGCTGTCTGGACCTTGGTGGGACCAGACGTGTTAGGTGTCGTGGGCACCTGACTTCAACAATAAAGTCTTACTAGCAttatgtattgatttgttttattcGTTTAATACATGTTTACAAAATAAAATCCAGATTCCATCATTTTTCATTCGGTCTTTGTTCAACAAAAGAGAAAGGATACGGAGAGTGCAACTTTTGGATAACTTCACTTTTTCAGACTTAATGAAATCCGTCAAGAAATCTGAAAACTTTGTTTGATGTAATCACGTCTGTATTGATTTGCCCTTTTAGGAAATATTTGAAATGGTAGAAAACATTGTCGCCCCTCAATCGATATACATATTCCTCTTCACCACAAACCTCTCTGACCTGAAATGTCCCTAAATAATGCTCCTTGTAATGagattatataacaggcaaaacCACTTCAAATGAGAGCTCTCACTAAACAACATTACTTTGGTGATGGAATTCTGCCTACAGGTACCAACATGGGAAAATCGAACTATGCCCAGAAGACACCATCTTGGGAGCAGCCCAGGTAATTATGGACAATGCTGAGTATCGGTTGAAAACACCAATCGTTTAGGGTGTTTGATACAACGATATCAAAAACATATGGTGAGAATGATATCTTAAAGGTTACTGGACCAATATTTTCCAGTCTTAACCTCCAAATTTCAATAGTGAAAGCTAAAAGAACCACCTTGAATATCGACCTTCTAACGCTGCACATGGAGCCAACCGGTACGAATTGACAGAGACCCCCAGACCATGGAATTTAGTTTTAACATGCCCCTCCACATCTCACTACACCTTCCACAACACAACCACTGCATCCTACATAACATTGCAGACCCAGAAATGAACTGTCCTGAAGTTTATTGACCCACAGTTGTTTTAAGCAtcttttaacccttttgctgccatgACCAAACATGGGCTGTCCTGAAATGCAATGACCCATAGTTATTGTAAACATATTTTAATCATTTAGCTGCTATATCTACATCTGTATATGCAATGAAAGGATATCTATCTAGCTATGTATCTATctatgagaaaactgggctgactgcagaagTAAAGGAAAaccagccaaattagttttccccattgtagtacattagctccataggctaacattaagaggATTTATTTACAAATAATAAGGTCTCATTTCTGCTAGAAAAGAGCTAAATATGTCAAGTTTGGCAT encodes:
- the LOC138301671 gene encoding olfactory receptor 5AP2-like, coding for MDINNGTQVSEFILLGFSDDPKVQIGLFSTFTVTYMITVIGNLLLVILTWYDAALTTPMYVFLCNLSLMDLCFSTVTVPKMLSNFLAKKKSISFVGCFVQLYFFHFIGSAECFLLTIMSFDRYVAICCPLRYMQVMSRHVCFCLASASWISGFLFSFGHTSMTVTLSYCGPNQVNHFFCDIPPLLQLSCSDVHSTTLEIFIFGGMVAGGSFLLTLTSYICIITAILKIKSASGRQKTFSTCAAHLIVVSIFFSTILFMYLRPKSSYSMDQDKVLSVLYNVLTPLLNPMIYSFRNNEVKVALKKCIRIGLLHKYPR